The following are encoded together in the Deinococcus soli (ex Cha et al. 2016) genome:
- the infB gene encoding translation initiation factor IF-2, producing MSKVRIYTLAKDLGVENAKMLEILDGLGVSYKSVSSTIEEDTVELIKDILAAEAEGGAPAQADADTTPAAAPTEAPAQTTVQTAPQATEAAAQTGAAPVADQTEAPVSTEKEIPHRAPVVTIMGHVDHGKTSLLDYIRKTKVAAKEAGGITQHVGAFEAKTSKGKIVFIDTPGHEAFTTIRARGANVADIAIIVIAADDSLMPQTREAIAHAQAAKVPMIVAINKVDLPQADPERVKTDLTQLNLVPEEYGGDLVVVPVSAKTGEGVEDLLEYISLTAEIEDLRADPKGEFSGVVIEGKVDKQAGVLATVMVQEGTLHVSDFLVVGENYGKIKAMTDSNGARIKEAGPSTPVQILGFSEVPSSGEKVISAKNEHAAREVVAGRADVRRDEEDARDRRKGQRSLEDLLGPLGTVRTVNLILRADTQGSVEAIQGILARKEKDDVKINVMLAGIGAPTEGDVLLASTAEATILCFSVTASGGVKKVADTKGVDIKSFRIIYELIDEVDRLIKGNLEPVFEERYLGRAEVRMVIRHPKSGNIAGSYVTDGSLKRNAKAKVTRGKQVVYEGTIVGLKRFKDDVREVQTGYECGINVDWNDVMEGDIIEASEMVEVEQN from the coding sequence ATGTCGAAAGTTCGTATTTATACCCTCGCCAAGGACCTTGGCGTCGAAAACGCGAAGATGCTGGAAATTCTCGACGGGCTCGGCGTGTCCTACAAGAGCGTCAGCAGCACCATCGAGGAAGACACCGTCGAACTGATCAAGGACATCCTGGCCGCCGAGGCCGAGGGCGGCGCACCCGCCCAGGCCGACGCCGACACGACCCCTGCGGCCGCGCCCACCGAGGCGCCCGCCCAGACCACCGTCCAGACCGCTCCCCAGGCGACCGAAGCGGCGGCCCAGACCGGCGCCGCCCCGGTGGCCGACCAGACCGAGGCACCCGTGAGCACCGAGAAGGAAATTCCGCACCGCGCGCCGGTCGTGACCATCATGGGTCACGTCGACCACGGCAAGACCAGCCTGCTGGATTACATCCGCAAGACGAAAGTCGCCGCCAAGGAAGCCGGGGGCATCACCCAGCACGTCGGCGCGTTCGAGGCGAAGACCAGCAAGGGCAAGATCGTGTTCATCGACACGCCCGGCCACGAGGCCTTCACGACCATCCGCGCGCGCGGCGCGAACGTCGCCGACATCGCGATCATCGTGATCGCCGCCGACGACAGCCTCATGCCGCAGACCCGCGAGGCCATCGCGCACGCGCAGGCCGCCAAGGTGCCCATGATCGTCGCGATCAACAAGGTCGACCTGCCCCAGGCCGACCCTGAACGCGTCAAGACCGACCTGACCCAGCTGAACCTCGTGCCCGAAGAGTACGGCGGTGACCTGGTCGTCGTGCCCGTGTCCGCCAAGACCGGCGAGGGCGTCGAGGACCTGCTGGAGTACATCAGCCTGACCGCCGAGATCGAGGACCTGCGCGCCGACCCGAAGGGAGAGTTCAGCGGCGTGGTCATCGAGGGCAAGGTCGACAAGCAGGCGGGCGTCCTGGCGACCGTCATGGTGCAGGAAGGCACGCTGCACGTCAGCGACTTCCTGGTCGTGGGCGAGAACTACGGCAAGATCAAGGCCATGACCGACAGCAACGGCGCGCGCATCAAGGAAGCGGGCCCCAGCACCCCGGTGCAGATCTTGGGCTTCAGCGAGGTCCCCAGCAGCGGCGAGAAGGTCATCAGCGCCAAGAACGAGCACGCCGCCCGTGAAGTCGTCGCCGGCCGCGCCGACGTCCGCCGCGACGAGGAAGACGCCCGCGACCGCCGCAAGGGCCAGCGCAGCCTCGAGGATCTGCTCGGGCCGCTGGGCACCGTCCGCACCGTGAACCTGATCCTGCGCGCCGACACGCAGGGCAGCGTGGAAGCCATCCAGGGCATCCTGGCCCGCAAGGAAAAGGACGACGTCAAGATCAACGTGATGCTCGCCGGGATCGGCGCGCCCACCGAGGGTGACGTGCTGCTGGCCTCCACGGCCGAGGCGACCATCCTGTGCTTCAGCGTCACCGCGTCCGGCGGCGTGAAGAAGGTCGCGGACACCAAGGGCGTGGACATCAAGTCCTTCCGGATCATCTACGAACTCATCGACGAGGTCGACCGCCTGATCAAGGGGAACCTCGAACCCGTGTTCGAGGAGCGGTACCTGGGCCGCGCCGAGGTCCGCATGGTCATCCGTCACCCCAAGAGCGGCAACATCGCCGGGTCGTACGTCACCGACGGCAGCCTGAAGCGCAACGCCAAGGCGAAAGTCACGCGCGGCAAGCAGGTCGTGTACGAGGGCACCATCGTGGGCCTCAAGCGCTTCAAGGACGACGTCCGCGAAGTGCAGACCGGCTACGAGTGCGGCATCAACGTGGACTGGAACGACGTGATGGAAGGCGACATCATCGAAGCCAGCGAGATGGTCGAAGTCGAGCAGAACTAA
- the secD gene encoding protein translocase subunit SecD: MTYGNKGKKSGRPAPRSAPTASKPNLWTGLLLLLTLLASVAYIWRPWEHKDNVWSLWNDKFQFMTLGLDLKGGLRIELAPESGTATKDELDRVKTVIENRINALGVAEPTVTVAGGKRVVVEIPGATPAVQDRAREIIKQTARLEFRIVQANAQPDQALAQQKPQTGGYTLAQLGPVEATGEVIQNAQAATDPQSGRWIVTFQNTDAGSAKFGEFTGKNIGKLMAVVLDDQIQSVATIQSRLNRDVQITGNFDAQEANQLALVLKSGALPIKIKTEAEQAIGPSLGADAIRSGAVASLVGIGLVFVMLFGYYGFWFGLVGALGLLFSSVVILGMLAGFGATLTLPGIAGLVLTIGAAVDGNVISFERIKEELFKGKGIKNSIRAGYDHSTAAILDVNASHLLSALALYNYSTGAVKGFAVTLIIGVVASTFSNLVFAKWFIQWLAQRRPNMSAPQWIKETHIDFIRPARIITTLSVLLALAGGVTLLTKGLNYGVDFSSGTTITAKTSAETTTEQVRAAVTGAGVEKANGQSTVILRNVVTGQSGASYTIKVPELTQEERVAVQAAVQKLPQGTVQATETVGPAVGKELTQKTIYAVLLGLGLILVYVGFRFDFIMGVGSILAAIHDVMIAMGLFALLNLEFTVATVAALLTLIGYSLNDSIIVSDRIRENIKELRGKSYREIVNLAINQTLSRTIMTSISTMLPLLSLLIFGGPVLRDFSLVLLVGILIGTYSSIYIVAPLVVYFEEWRERRKAGGQAAKA; the protein is encoded by the coding sequence ATGACGTACGGAAACAAAGGCAAGAAATCCGGCCGCCCTGCCCCGCGCAGCGCGCCGACCGCAAGTAAACCGAACCTCTGGACGGGGCTGCTGCTGCTGCTGACGCTGCTGGCGTCCGTGGCGTACATCTGGCGGCCCTGGGAGCACAAGGACAACGTCTGGAGCCTGTGGAACGACAAGTTCCAGTTCATGACGCTGGGCCTGGACCTCAAGGGTGGCCTGCGGATCGAGCTGGCGCCCGAGTCGGGCACGGCCACGAAAGACGAACTGGACCGCGTGAAGACGGTCATCGAGAACCGCATCAATGCGCTGGGCGTGGCCGAGCCGACCGTGACGGTCGCCGGGGGCAAGCGCGTGGTCGTGGAGATCCCGGGCGCGACGCCCGCCGTGCAGGACCGCGCGCGCGAGATCATCAAGCAGACGGCCCGCCTGGAGTTTCGGATCGTGCAGGCGAACGCGCAGCCGGATCAGGCGCTGGCGCAGCAGAAGCCGCAGACGGGCGGGTACACGCTGGCGCAGCTGGGTCCGGTCGAGGCGACCGGTGAGGTCATCCAGAACGCGCAGGCGGCGACCGATCCGCAGTCCGGGCGCTGGATCGTGACCTTCCAGAACACCGACGCGGGCTCCGCGAAGTTCGGGGAGTTCACCGGGAAGAACATCGGCAAGCTGATGGCCGTGGTGCTGGACGACCAGATTCAGAGCGTGGCGACGATCCAGAGTCGCCTGAACCGTGACGTGCAGATCACGGGGAACTTCGACGCGCAGGAAGCGAACCAGCTGGCGCTGGTGCTCAAGTCGGGCGCGCTGCCCATCAAGATCAAGACCGAGGCCGAGCAGGCCATCGGGCCGAGCCTGGGCGCGGACGCGATCCGCAGCGGCGCGGTTGCCTCGCTGGTCGGGATCGGGCTGGTGTTCGTGATGCTGTTCGGGTACTACGGCTTCTGGTTCGGGCTGGTGGGCGCCCTGGGTCTGCTGTTCTCCAGCGTGGTGATCCTGGGGATGCTGGCGGGGTTCGGCGCGACGCTGACCCTGCCGGGCATCGCGGGTCTGGTCCTGACGATCGGCGCGGCGGTGGACGGCAACGTGATCTCCTTCGAGCGCATCAAGGAGGAGCTGTTCAAGGGCAAGGGCATCAAGAACTCCATCCGCGCCGGGTATGACCACTCGACCGCGGCAATTCTGGACGTGAACGCCTCGCACCTGCTGTCCGCGCTGGCGCTGTACAACTACTCGACGGGCGCCGTGAAGGGCTTCGCGGTGACGCTGATCATCGGTGTGGTCGCCTCGACGTTCTCGAACCTCGTGTTCGCGAAGTGGTTCATCCAGTGGCTCGCGCAGCGCAGACCCAACATGAGTGCGCCGCAGTGGATCAAGGAGACGCACATCGACTTCATCCGCCCGGCGCGGATCATCACGACCCTCAGCGTGCTGCTGGCCCTCGCGGGCGGCGTGACGCTGCTCACGAAGGGCCTGAACTACGGCGTGGACTTCTCCTCGGGGACGACGATCACCGCGAAGACCAGCGCCGAGACGACCACCGAGCAGGTGCGCGCGGCCGTGACGGGCGCGGGTGTGGAGAAGGCGAACGGGCAGAGCACCGTGATCCTGCGCAACGTGGTGACCGGGCAGAGCGGCGCGTCGTACACCATCAAGGTGCCTGAACTGACGCAGGAAGAACGGGTCGCTGTGCAGGCTGCCGTGCAGAAGCTGCCGCAGGGCACCGTGCAGGCCACCGAGACGGTCGGCCCGGCGGTCGGGAAGGAACTGACGCAGAAGACCATCTACGCGGTGCTGCTGGGTCTGGGCCTGATCCTGGTGTACGTGGGCTTCCGCTTCGACTTCATCATGGGGGTCGGCTCGATTCTGGCGGCGATCCACGACGTGATGATCGCCATGGGTCTGTTCGCGCTGCTGAACCTGGAGTTCACGGTGGCGACCGTGGCGGCGCTGCTGACCCTGATCGGCTACTCGCTGAACGACTCGATCATCGTGTCCGACCGCATCCGCGAGAACATCAAGGAGCTGCGCGGCAAGTCGTACCGCGAGATCGTGAACCTCGCGATCAACCAGACGCTGTCGCGCACGATCATGACGTCAATCAGCACGATGCTGCCGCTGCTGAGCCTGCTGATCTTCGGCGGGCCGGTGCTGCGGGACTTCAGTCTGGTGCTGCTGGTGGGCATCCTGATCGGGACGTACTCCAGCATCTACATCGTGGCGCCGCTGGTGGTGTACTTCGAGGAGTGGCGCGAACGCCGCAAGGCCGGGGGACAGGCCGCCAAGGCGTAA
- the argC gene encoding N-acetyl-gamma-glutamyl-phosphate reductase encodes MHDQKTVAIVGGSGYAGGEFLRLALNHPHLHVTQVTSERNAGTPVSMVHPNLRGRTNLKFRKAADLDEADIIVLALPHGSAAKKIAEYEARGKIIVDLSADFRLKDPEIYRATYGEDHPTPEKLGEWVYGNPELHREELRGATRIACAGCFATSVILALYPLLKLGVLLPKDIIATGLVGSSAAGASASDSSHHPERAGSLRVYKPVGHRHTAEAQQELPGHFPLHLTAISTPRVRGILTTAHAWIPDGYSDRDVWSAYREVYGAEPFIRIVKVAKGIHRYPDPMLLDGTNYCDIGFEMDQDTGRVVLMSAIDNLVKGTAGHAIQSLNIALDWPETTGLEFAGLHPA; translated from the coding sequence ATGCACGACCAGAAGACCGTCGCCATTGTGGGCGGCAGCGGCTACGCCGGCGGGGAATTCCTGCGCCTCGCCCTGAACCACCCCCACCTGCACGTCACGCAGGTCACCAGCGAACGCAACGCGGGCACGCCCGTCAGCATGGTGCACCCCAACCTGCGCGGCCGCACCAACCTGAAATTCCGCAAAGCGGCCGACCTGGACGAGGCCGACATCATCGTGCTCGCCCTGCCGCACGGCAGCGCCGCGAAGAAGATCGCCGAGTACGAGGCCAGAGGGAAGATCATCGTGGACCTCTCGGCCGACTTCCGCCTGAAGGACCCCGAGATCTACCGCGCCACCTACGGCGAGGACCACCCCACCCCTGAGAAGCTGGGCGAGTGGGTGTACGGCAACCCGGAACTGCACCGCGAGGAGCTGCGCGGCGCCACCCGCATCGCCTGCGCCGGGTGCTTCGCCACCAGCGTCATCCTGGCGCTGTACCCCCTGTTGAAACTGGGCGTGCTGCTGCCCAAGGACATCATCGCCACCGGCCTGGTCGGCAGCAGCGCTGCCGGAGCCAGCGCCAGCGACTCCTCTCACCATCCGGAACGCGCCGGGAGCCTGCGCGTGTACAAGCCCGTCGGGCACCGCCACACCGCCGAGGCGCAGCAGGAGTTGCCCGGCCACTTCCCCCTGCACCTGACCGCGATCAGCACCCCGCGCGTGCGCGGCATCCTGACCACCGCGCACGCCTGGATTCCCGACGGGTACAGCGACCGCGACGTCTGGAGCGCCTACCGCGAGGTGTACGGCGCCGAACCGTTCATCCGGATCGTGAAGGTCGCCAAGGGCATCCACCGCTACCCGGACCCCATGCTGCTCGACGGCACGAACTACTGCGACATCGGCTTCGAGATGGACCAGGACACCGGGCGCGTGGTCCTGATGTCCGCCATCGACAACCTCGTCAAGGGCACCGCCGGACACGCCATCCAGAGCCTGAACATCGCCCTGGACTGGCCAGAGACGACCGGTCTGGAGTTCGCGGGCCTGCACCCCGCCTGA
- a CDS encoding DegV family protein — protein sequence MIAVLTDSTCDLHPDSAAQLGINIIPLQVSMQQRTFSDWQDIDPDAVYDHMRAGGSASTSPVSVAAFEQRYRELLSTHDAVISLHISGKLSETVRHAQQAAQQLGEAGRIQVVDTEVACGPLAELALVARDQVTAGRELHQVARAVLEARNSMYAELSVATLDYLRRSGRVSRAQAFLGGMLGVRPVLTFERGELKATRRAKVDQAAGDMLGSLKERFGDTPLSVTIMHAGRDTARINALRTAMVGSGLNVQRGRVQLMGPVIGAHVGPGTYGFNAIPIG from the coding sequence ATGATTGCTGTTCTCACGGATTCCACCTGTGATCTGCACCCTGACAGTGCAGCTCAGCTGGGGATCAACATCATTCCGCTGCAGGTCAGTATGCAGCAGCGCACCTTCTCCGACTGGCAGGACATCGACCCGGACGCCGTGTACGACCACATGCGCGCCGGGGGCAGCGCCAGCACATCCCCCGTGAGCGTCGCCGCTTTTGAACAGCGCTACCGTGAACTGCTGAGCACGCATGACGCCGTGATCAGCCTGCACATCTCCGGCAAACTGTCGGAGACGGTACGGCACGCCCAGCAGGCGGCGCAGCAGCTGGGTGAGGCCGGCCGAATTCAGGTGGTCGACACGGAGGTCGCCTGCGGCCCCCTGGCCGAGCTGGCGCTCGTGGCGCGTGATCAGGTCACCGCCGGGCGGGAGCTGCATCAGGTGGCGCGCGCCGTGCTGGAGGCCCGCAACAGCATGTACGCCGAACTGTCGGTCGCGACGCTGGATTACCTGCGCCGCAGCGGCCGTGTCAGCCGCGCGCAGGCGTTCCTGGGCGGCATGCTGGGCGTGCGTCCGGTCCTGACCTTCGAGCGTGGCGAACTGAAAGCCACCCGCCGCGCCAAGGTGGATCAGGCGGCGGGCGACATGCTGGGCAGCCTCAAGGAACGCTTCGGGGACACCCCGCTCAGCGTCACGATCATGCATGCCGGGCGCGATACGGCGCGCATCAACGCCCTGCGGACGGCCATGGTGGGCAGCGGTCTGAACGTGCAGCGCGGCCGGGTGCAGCTGATGGGCCCCGTGATCGGCGCGCACGTCGGGCCCGGCACGTACGGGTTCAACGCCATTCCGATCGGCTGA
- a CDS encoding chloride channel protein, with product MRSPLPRAVLHRLETGRLVVLSVLLGALVGGLCIVLRLTLDALIAFAVRLTDYAPPGTTGEGGLMMAFGTAAHWGLITLPLAAIAYAALVRPGEGDPLTQLVRGYHQRGQWAPVPTQLRTLAGSLVAHSSGLLLGRDAPFTMTGMLGARLMQRVTRLDSVELRTLTLAGAAAGLGAVLHAPLAAAVLIAEVLYRRFEFEFEVVMPCLLAAVAGTAVYGLAFGFTPLLTFPDVQVPAAAQLPAFALVGLGATLLGWLALLSCSALPASVLQGWRRLAFAGAVGLLTAVVAQRLTPSVLGDGLGWLQLGAGGFVADGAEQAAWRWVLLALGLHVALGGGVLPSVGVGGLLGVGLANLLGVDPAVAAMVGAAAFLTVTLNVPLAATLLAVTWGGEALLPVTLAACSVAHLLSGTRGLIESQVRARRDSGVHAATPAWLPDTVRYIPRRPVDAPAVPYDAAAPAAPLDADALPPPSSDRELYRRVVPASWRGARLGVVTLPPGVEVVGIVRDGSVRLPRPDLRLTATDELVFLARPDAYTALEGVLRLPGA from the coding sequence ATGCGTTCCCCGCTCCCCCGCGCCGTCCTGCACCGCCTGGAAACCGGAAGGCTGGTGGTGCTCAGCGTGCTGCTGGGCGCCCTGGTCGGCGGGCTGTGCATCGTGCTGCGCCTGACGCTGGACGCCCTGATCGCCTTCGCCGTCCGCCTGACCGACTACGCGCCCCCCGGCACGACCGGCGAGGGCGGCCTGATGATGGCGTTCGGCACCGCCGCCCACTGGGGCCTGATCACCCTGCCCCTGGCTGCCATCGCCTACGCCGCCCTGGTCCGCCCCGGTGAGGGCGACCCCCTGACGCAACTGGTGCGCGGCTACCACCAGCGCGGCCAGTGGGCGCCGGTCCCCACGCAGCTGCGCACCCTGGCAGGCAGTCTGGTGGCGCACTCGTCCGGGCTGCTGCTGGGCCGCGACGCGCCGTTCACCATGACCGGCATGCTCGGCGCGCGGCTTATGCAGCGCGTCACGCGGCTGGACAGTGTCGAGTTGCGAACCCTGACCCTCGCAGGCGCCGCCGCTGGACTGGGCGCGGTGCTGCACGCGCCGCTGGCCGCGGCCGTCCTGATCGCTGAGGTGCTGTACCGCCGCTTCGAATTTGAGTTCGAGGTCGTCATGCCCTGCCTGCTGGCCGCCGTGGCGGGCACCGCCGTGTACGGACTGGCGTTCGGCTTCACGCCCCTGCTGACCTTCCCCGACGTGCAGGTGCCGGCCGCCGCGCAGCTGCCCGCCTTCGCGCTCGTTGGGCTCGGCGCGACCCTGCTGGGCTGGCTGGCGCTCCTGAGCTGCTCCGCGCTGCCCGCCTCCGTCCTGCAAGGCTGGCGCCGCCTGGCGTTCGCGGGCGCCGTCGGACTGCTCACGGCGGTCGTCGCGCAGCGTCTCACCCCCAGCGTCCTCGGGGACGGCCTGGGCTGGCTGCAACTGGGCGCCGGAGGGTTCGTCGCGGACGGCGCCGAGCAGGCCGCGTGGCGCTGGGTGCTGCTCGCGCTGGGTCTGCACGTCGCGCTGGGCGGCGGCGTGCTGCCGTCGGTCGGGGTGGGGGGGCTGCTGGGCGTCGGGCTGGCGAACCTGCTCGGCGTGGACCCGGCCGTCGCGGCCATGGTGGGTGCCGCGGCGTTCCTGACCGTCACGCTGAATGTCCCCCTTGCCGCGACCCTGCTGGCGGTCACCTGGGGCGGCGAGGCGCTGCTGCCGGTCACCCTGGCCGCCTGCAGCGTCGCGCACCTGCTCAGCGGCACGCGCGGCCTGATCGAGAGTCAGGTGCGCGCCCGGCGCGACAGTGGCGTGCACGCTGCCACGCCCGCGTGGCTGCCCGACACCGTCCGCTACATCCCGCGCCGCCCGGTCGACGCGCCCGCCGTGCCCTACGACGCCGCCGCGCCCGCCGCGCCCCTGGACGCCGACGCCCTCCCGCCCCCATCGAGTGACCGGGAGCTGTACCGCCGCGTGGTGCCCGCCAGCTGGCGCGGCGCGCGCCTGGGTGTCGTCACCCTGCCGCCCGGGGTGGAGGTCGTGGGGATCGTGCGGGACGGCTCGGTGCGCCTGCCCCGCCCGGACCTGCGCCTGACTGCCACGGACGAACTGGTGTTCCTCGCCCGGCCTGACGCGTACACCGCCCTGGAAGGCGTGCTGCGCCTGCCCGGCGCCTGA
- the sodA gene encoding superoxide dismutase [Mn], with protein MAYELPTLPYAYDALEPHIDARTMEIHHTKHHQTYVDNANKALEGTEFASLPVEDLIQKLDQVPADKKTALRNNAGGHANHSLFWQVMGPQASGQPSGELADAINAAFGSFEAFKEKFEDAAKTRFGSGWAWLVVKNGELAVVSTANQDNPLMGEAVAGVGGTPLLGVDVWEHAYYLNYQNKRPDYLKAFWNVVNWDEVARRYAAAK; from the coding sequence ATGGCCTACGAACTGCCCACGCTGCCCTACGCCTACGACGCCCTCGAGCCCCACATCGACGCGCGCACCATGGAGATCCACCACACCAAGCACCACCAGACGTACGTGGACAACGCGAACAAGGCGCTCGAAGGCACCGAGTTCGCCAGCCTGCCGGTCGAGGACCTGATCCAGAAACTCGATCAGGTGCCCGCCGACAAGAAGACCGCGCTGCGCAACAACGCGGGCGGGCACGCCAACCACAGCCTGTTCTGGCAGGTCATGGGCCCCCAGGCCAGCGGTCAGCCCAGCGGCGAACTGGCCGACGCGATCAACGCGGCGTTCGGGTCCTTCGAGGCGTTCAAGGAGAAGTTCGAGGACGCCGCCAAGACCCGGTTCGGCAGCGGCTGGGCGTGGCTGGTCGTGAAGAACGGTGAACTGGCCGTCGTGAGCACCGCCAACCAGGACAACCCCCTGATGGGTGAGGCCGTCGCGGGCGTCGGCGGCACCCCGCTGCTAGGTGTGGACGTGTGGGAGCACGCGTACTATCTGAACTACCAGAACAAGCGCCCGGACTACCTGAAGGCGTTCTGGAACGTGGTGAACTGGGACGAGGTCGCGCGCCGCTACGCCGCCGCGAAGTAA
- the asnS gene encoding asparagine--tRNA ligase, producing MSVHSSIHDLAQHVGQTVTVHAWLQDKSGKGKIQFLKLRDGSGFVQATVFKTDVSEEVFEQAKRLTQEQAVTVTGEVRADERAPGGVELSLRALTVISENHGEYPITPKEHGIEFLMDHRHVWLRHRRPWAIMRVRDSVQRAVVDFFHGEGFIRFDAPFFTPNAAEGTTELFEIDLFGEDKAYLSQTGQLHAEAGAFAFGKVYTFGPTFRAEKSKTRRHLLEFWMIEPEVVPSNHTENMALQERFVSFLVRRVLDECQEELKILGRDQSKLAGAAEGNYPRVTYTDALDIIRQHIEDRDLPANVQEDVQPVEWGDDLGAPHETILGHHFDRPVIIERYPAAIKAFYMQPDPQDPRVALCDDMIAPEGYGEIIGGSERIHDYDLLKSRIEHEGLPLDAFEWYLDLRKTGSMPHAGFGMGLERVIAWITGIDHIREAIPFPRMLTRMRP from the coding sequence ATGAGCGTTCATTCCAGCATTCACGACCTCGCGCAGCACGTGGGGCAGACCGTCACCGTTCACGCCTGGCTGCAGGACAAGAGCGGCAAGGGCAAGATCCAGTTCCTGAAGCTCCGCGACGGCAGCGGCTTCGTGCAGGCCACGGTCTTCAAGACCGACGTGTCCGAGGAGGTCTTCGAGCAGGCCAAGCGCCTCACGCAGGAGCAGGCCGTCACCGTGACCGGCGAGGTCCGCGCCGACGAGCGCGCCCCGGGCGGCGTGGAACTCAGCCTGCGGGCCCTGACCGTCATCAGCGAGAACCACGGCGAGTACCCCATCACGCCCAAGGAGCACGGCATCGAGTTCCTGATGGACCACCGTCACGTGTGGCTGCGCCACCGCCGCCCCTGGGCGATCATGCGCGTGCGCGACAGCGTGCAGCGCGCCGTGGTGGACTTCTTCCACGGCGAGGGCTTCATCCGCTTCGACGCGCCGTTCTTCACCCCGAACGCCGCCGAGGGCACCACCGAACTGTTCGAGATCGACCTGTTCGGCGAGGACAAGGCGTACCTGTCCCAGACGGGGCAGCTGCACGCCGAGGCGGGCGCGTTCGCGTTCGGCAAGGTGTACACCTTCGGCCCGACCTTCCGCGCCGAGAAGAGCAAGACGCGCCGTCACCTGCTGGAATTCTGGATGATCGAACCCGAGGTGGTCCCCAGCAACCACACGGAGAACATGGCCCTGCAGGAGCGCTTCGTGAGCTTCCTCGTGCGCCGCGTGCTGGACGAATGCCAGGAGGAACTGAAGATCCTCGGGCGCGACCAGAGCAAACTGGCCGGGGCCGCGGAAGGCAACTACCCGCGCGTGACGTACACCGACGCGCTGGACATCATCCGCCAGCACATCGAGGACCGCGACCTGCCCGCCAACGTGCAGGAGGACGTGCAGCCGGTCGAGTGGGGTGACGACCTGGGCGCCCCGCACGAGACGATTCTCGGGCATCACTTCGACCGCCCCGTCATCATTGAGCGGTACCCGGCGGCCATCAAGGCGTTCTACATGCAGCCCGACCCGCAGGACCCCCGCGTGGCGCTGTGCGACGACATGATCGCTCCCGAAGGCTACGGCGAGATCATCGGCGGCAGCGAACGCATCCACGACTACGATCTGCTGAAGTCCCGCATCGAGCACGAGGGCCTGCCGCTGGACGCCTTCGAGTGGTACCTGGACCTGCGCAAGACCGGCAGCATGCCGCACGCGGGCTTCGGCATGGGCCTGGAACGCGTGATCGCGTGGATCACGGGCATCGACCACATCCGCGAGGCGATTCCCTTCCCGCGTATGCTCACGCGCATGCGCCCCTGA
- a CDS encoding hemolysin family protein, which yields MGQPLLEFGILVVLLIINGFFSGSELGVVSARRSRLQAQANAGHRGARRAVELAENPGAFLATVQIGITLIGTVSAVFAGGSLTRYLEAALTPALGDLAPSAASVGVVLMVTFLSLVLGELAPKNIALRNPEALAMRVAPFFAGLARVARPVVWLLEVTTRGLLRLLGMRGETQEQITEEDVKALILQASESGSLEAGERERIDHVLRFNDRRARDLMTPRADAVTLRADLPMPDLIACVLANPHDRYPVTDETGDVTGQVAVADLLRAVTEGGTILDHVQSVVFVPETAWAEDVLTRLAGEAGQRLAIVVDEYGVFTGLLTSTDLLTELAGVNTPDDEGLLVMRDDGSFLVDGGMPMHDLRDHLPLPALPREEFSTLAGYVLEVLGEFPAVGARASYDGWELEVLDLDGPRIDRVLITPPGRPHDS from the coding sequence GTGGGTCAACCGCTTCTGGAATTCGGCATTCTTGTCGTACTGCTGATCATCAACGGCTTCTTCTCCGGCTCCGAGCTGGGGGTGGTGTCGGCCCGCCGGTCCCGGCTACAGGCGCAGGCGAACGCCGGGCACCGGGGCGCGCGCCGCGCCGTGGAACTCGCGGAGAACCCCGGCGCGTTCCTGGCGACCGTGCAGATCGGCATCACGCTGATCGGCACCGTCAGCGCCGTGTTCGCCGGGGGGAGCCTCACGCGGTACCTGGAAGCCGCCCTGACCCCCGCCCTGGGTGATCTGGCCCCCAGCGCCGCGTCGGTGGGCGTGGTGCTGATGGTCACGTTCCTGTCGCTGGTGCTGGGTGAACTGGCTCCCAAGAACATCGCGCTGCGTAACCCGGAGGCGCTCGCCATGCGGGTCGCGCCGTTCTTCGCGGGGCTGGCGCGCGTGGCCAGACCCGTCGTGTGGCTGCTGGAAGTCACCACGCGCGGCCTGCTTCGCCTGCTGGGCATGCGCGGCGAGACGCAGGAGCAGATCACCGAGGAGGACGTCAAGGCACTTATTCTGCAGGCCTCCGAGAGCGGCAGCCTGGAAGCGGGCGAGCGGGAACGCATCGATCACGTGCTGCGCTTCAACGACCGCCGCGCCCGCGACCTCATGACGCCCCGCGCGGACGCCGTGACGCTGCGCGCCGACCTGCCCATGCCGGACCTGATCGCATGTGTCCTGGCGAATCCTCACGACCGGTACCCCGTCACGGACGAGACCGGCGACGTGACCGGACAGGTGGCCGTGGCGGACCTGCTGCGCGCCGTGACCGAGGGAGGCACCATCCTCGACCACGTGCAGAGCGTCGTGTTCGTCCCGGAAACCGCCTGGGCCGAGGACGTCCTGACGCGCCTGGCAGGCGAGGCCGGGCAGCGCCTGGCGATCGTCGTGGACGAGTACGGCGTGTTCACGGGCCTGCTGACCAGCACCGACCTCCTGACCGAACTGGCGGGTGTGAACACCCCGGACGACGAGGGTCTGCTGGTCATGCGGGACGACGGCAGTTTCCTGGTTGACGGCGGCATGCCCATGCACGACCTGCGCGACCACCTGCCGCTGCCCGCGCTGCCCCGCGAGGAGTTCAGCACGCTCGCCGGGTACGTGCTGGAGGTCCTGGGCGAATTTCCCGCCGTGGGCGCCCGCGCCAGCTACGACGGCTGGGAGCTGGAAGTGCTGGACCTGGACGGGCCGCGCATCGACCGGGTGCTGATCACGCCGCCGGGCCGCCCGCACGACAGCTGA